In one Pseudarthrobacter oxydans genomic region, the following are encoded:
- a CDS encoding neutral zinc metallopeptidase encodes MSFNDNVQLDPSQVQDRRGMGRGVKVGGGIGGGLILLIAALLGVNPQLLEGLAGAGQAPQSQGTAPACQTGADADARVDCRITGTVNSLNAFWPAYLQQYNVQYPQPETVIFDQAVSTGCGTASSAVGPFYCPTDTTAYFDPGFFQELVDRFGSSGGPLAQEYVVAHEFGHHIQNVLGSLDQAQQDPQGPESGAVRVELQADCYAGLWAKHASTQPGPDGQPFLEALTQHDLNDALSAASAVGDDRIQEAATGRVTPEAWTHGSSEQRQRWFYRGYETGDINQCDTFSAPSL; translated from the coding sequence ATGAGTTTCAATGACAATGTGCAGCTGGACCCCTCGCAGGTCCAGGACCGGCGCGGCATGGGCCGCGGAGTCAAAGTGGGCGGCGGCATCGGCGGCGGGCTCATCCTGCTCATTGCCGCGCTGCTGGGCGTCAATCCCCAGCTGTTGGAGGGCCTGGCCGGTGCGGGCCAGGCACCGCAGAGCCAGGGCACGGCTCCTGCCTGCCAGACCGGGGCGGATGCGGACGCCCGCGTGGACTGCCGCATCACCGGCACAGTCAACAGCCTGAACGCTTTCTGGCCTGCCTACCTGCAGCAGTACAACGTGCAGTACCCCCAGCCGGAGACCGTGATCTTCGACCAGGCTGTCAGCACCGGCTGCGGCACGGCCTCCAGCGCGGTGGGACCGTTCTACTGCCCCACCGATACCACCGCCTACTTCGATCCCGGGTTCTTCCAGGAACTCGTGGACCGGTTCGGTTCCTCAGGCGGGCCGCTGGCGCAGGAGTATGTGGTGGCCCACGAGTTCGGACACCACATCCAGAACGTGCTGGGGAGCCTCGACCAAGCCCAGCAGGATCCGCAGGGGCCGGAGTCCGGTGCAGTCCGGGTTGAACTGCAGGCTGACTGCTACGCCGGACTCTGGGCAAAACACGCATCCACCCAGCCGGGCCCCGACGGCCAGCCGTTCCTGGAAGCCCTCACGCAGCACGACCTGAACGATGCACTGTCCGCCGCGTCTGCGGTTGGCGACGACCGGATCCAGGAGGCGGCCACCGGCCGTGTCACGCCCGAGGCCTGGACCCACGGATCCAGCGAGCAGCGCCAGCGCTGGTTCTACCGCGGCTACGAGACCGGGGACATCAACCAGTGCGACACGTTCTCGGCACCCTCGCTCTAA
- a CDS encoding AMP-binding protein, whose protein sequence is MPFLNRIQRWADERPHDTAVVIAGRRLSWLEFRDSAAALVAHAKSVTALCEANSVDFATKFAAAVAGGRQCAVLDPAWAAQLQEDIRRRVEASALPAPVSPDDELADGVPEGTFLIGLTSGTTSVPKAFTRSRRSWQESFDASIEFFGLRQDDVTLAPGPLAASLNLYALAECLYAGSEFQTLESFDVGDVHTAIAHDRVTRLVLVPTMLRMLSERGLTGCVDASGVRTIICAGSKLDARTLEAARRWAPNATIFEYYGASELSFVSGAGLPARQPAVHGGTGIGRPFPGVDVRILDDAGMPLPDGDAGNICVRSPMVSNGYLWGDDGQALKSFGGWFTVGDQGYLAEGELHILGRRADMILTAGRNVYPHEVELALSAVPGVSAAVAAGMPDDLRGQRVVAGVVPSHGAVTATQLRAGLEELLARDKRPLQYYLLAELPATDRGKVNRSLLLDWIESRDPRVRSLGG, encoded by the coding sequence ATGCCTTTCCTCAACCGAATCCAGCGCTGGGCCGATGAACGGCCGCACGACACCGCCGTCGTGATTGCAGGACGGCGCCTTTCCTGGTTGGAGTTCCGGGATTCCGCCGCCGCGCTGGTAGCCCACGCCAAGTCCGTCACGGCCCTCTGTGAGGCCAATTCGGTTGACTTCGCCACCAAATTCGCCGCCGCGGTGGCGGGCGGGCGCCAGTGCGCCGTCCTCGACCCGGCGTGGGCCGCCCAGCTGCAGGAGGACATCAGGCGGCGCGTCGAAGCATCCGCACTTCCGGCACCGGTGTCCCCGGACGATGAGCTGGCGGACGGCGTGCCGGAGGGCACCTTCCTCATCGGACTGACGTCCGGCACCACCTCGGTTCCCAAAGCCTTCACGCGCTCCCGGCGGTCCTGGCAGGAATCCTTCGACGCCTCGATCGAGTTCTTTGGGCTCCGCCAGGATGATGTGACGCTGGCGCCGGGGCCGCTCGCCGCGAGCCTCAACCTCTACGCCCTGGCAGAGTGCCTTTATGCGGGGTCCGAGTTCCAGACCCTCGAATCCTTCGACGTCGGGGACGTCCATACCGCCATCGCGCATGACCGCGTCACCAGGCTGGTGCTGGTGCCCACCATGCTAAGGATGCTCAGCGAGCGCGGCCTGACCGGATGCGTGGACGCTTCCGGGGTCCGCACCATCATCTGTGCAGGCTCGAAGCTGGACGCGCGGACGCTGGAAGCCGCGCGCCGCTGGGCCCCGAACGCCACCATCTTCGAGTACTACGGCGCCTCGGAGCTGAGCTTTGTGTCCGGGGCCGGGCTGCCGGCCCGCCAGCCTGCCGTGCACGGCGGCACCGGAATTGGCCGGCCCTTCCCGGGCGTGGACGTCCGGATCCTCGATGACGCCGGCATGCCCCTCCCGGACGGTGACGCCGGGAACATCTGCGTCCGGAGCCCGATGGTCAGCAACGGCTACCTCTGGGGCGACGACGGCCAGGCCCTGAAGTCCTTCGGCGGCTGGTTCACAGTGGGGGACCAGGGGTATCTCGCCGAGGGGGAACTGCACATCCTGGGCCGCCGCGCGGACATGATCCTCACGGCCGGCAGGAACGTCTATCCGCACGAGGTTGAACTGGCACTGTCAGCGGTGCCCGGGGTCTCCGCCGCCGTGGCTGCCGGAATGCCCGACGACCTGCGCGGCCAAAGGGTGGTGGCCGGCGTCGTCCCCTCCCATGGGGCGGTCACTGCAACGCAGCTCCGGGCCGGACTCGAAGAGCTGCTGGCACGGGACAAGCGGCCGCTCCAGTACTACCTGCTGGCCGAATTGCCCGCCACGGACCGCGGCAAGGTCAACAGGAGCCTGCTGCTGGACTGGATAGAGTCCCGGGACCCGAGGGTACGCAGCCTTGGCGGCTGA